Part of the Micromonospora inyonensis genome, ACGGGTGGCGCAACTGACCGCGACCCGTGCCGCGGCGCTCGACGCGCACGCCGTCGAGCTGCGGCGTATCGAACGGTCGCTGCACGACGGGACCCAGAATCGGCTGGTCGCCGTGACAGTGCTGCTCGGCGCGGCCCGGCGCGCGCTCAGCCGCGACCCGGCCGGTGTGAAGGACATCCTCGACCGCGCGCAGGATGCCGCCGAACAGGCGCTGGCCGAGCTGCGCACGGTCGCACGCAGCATCCTGCCCCCGGTCCTGGTCGACCGCGGTCTGGCCTCCGCGCTGCAGGGGCTGACCGGTGCGTGTCCGGTGCCGTGTCGGCTCGACCTGCAGGTAGACGGCCGGTGCGCCGTCTCCGTGGAGGCGACCACGTATTTCGCCGTGGCCGAGGCCCTGACCAACGTGGCCCGGCACAGCGGCGCCACCGCCGCCAGTGTCACGGTCTGCCGCAAGGCCGACCGGTTGCTGGTGCGTATCGTCGACGACGGTCGCGGCGGCGCCCAGGAATACCGCGGATCCGGGCTGCGCGGGATCCGGCGGCGCGTCGAGGCGTTCGACGGGGTGTTCACCGTGACCAGCCCGTCCGGGGGGCCGACGACGATGCAGCTGGAGTTGCCGTGCGGATCGTAATCGCGGAAGACGACGCACTGCTACGCGAAGGCCTGGCGTTGCTGCTGCGGGCCGAGGCGCTCGACGTGGTGGCGGCCACCGGCGCTCCGGACGCGTTCCTGGCCGCGGTCGATGAGTACCGCCCCGATGTGGCGATCGTGGATGTCCGGATGCCGCCCACCCACACTGACGAGGGCATCGTCGCCGCCGTCGAGGCCCGTCGCCGGCAACCAGGCCTACCGGTGCTGGTGCTGTCGGCGCACGTCGAACAGACCTTCGCCACCGAACTACTCGCCGGCGGCGCGGCCGGACTCGGCTACCTGCTCAAGGAACGGGTGGGTCGGGTGGAGGAGTTCCTGGTCGCGCTGCACCGGGTGGTCGACGGCGGCACCGCCGTCGACCCCGATGTCGTCGCCCAACTGCTCACCCGGACCCGCCCGGACGGCGCGCTGCAGCGGCTCAGCCCGCGGGAAAGGGACGTGCTCTCCCTGATGGCCGAAGGCTTGGGCAACACCACGATCGCCGAACGGCTGTTCGTCACCGACGGAGCGGTGCACAAACACATCCGCAGCATCTTCGCCAAGCTCGACCTAGCCCCGGACGACCACACCGACCGGCGCGTCACCGCAGTCTTGAAATACTTGCAGGGCAGCCACCGCACTGGCTGACCATCACCTGACCCGCCGCGGTCCCCATCGACCACGAGATCAACCCGGGTTTCCGGGCCGGGTGGCTCGCCGAACGCCTCGACCACGATCGGCCCGGTGCGGCTCGACGGCAGCCACGAGGACCGGCGCCGGCCCTGAAAGCACCCCTCAGGCCGTTAGGGCCGCCCACGAGGTAGCGCAGGCACTACCAGCGCAGTACCCCTGACTGGTAGATCAACCGGGTAGTCAGCCGCAATGACCCCAACGGTGAACCCCGACAAGATCGAAGCATGACAACCGAGACCCACGCCCCCACCAAGTCCCCCCGCTCCTTGCGCAAGACAGCGGTTGTGCTGACAACGGCGGCCGCACTAATCGGCACCGCAGTCGCCGCCCACGCCGATCAGCTCAACCTGGTCAGGCCGGGCGCGCCGACCGTGAACGACGCCCTGCAACGGGAAGTCGCCAAGCATGTCCTGCAGGTCGGCCCGCCCGGGTACATCGCCCGCATCGACAACGGCCGTCGGGTCTACACCCTGGCCCAGGGCGTCGCGGACAAGGCCACCGGCCGCCCCATCACGGTAAGCGACCAGTTCGAGGCCGGCAGCAACACGAAAACCTTCACGGCGGTGCTCGTCCTGCAACAGGTCGACCGCGGCCAGGTCACGCTGGACGCGCCCGTCGAGCAGTACCTGCCGGGCGTCGTTCCCAACGGCGCGAACATCACCGTCCGGATGCTGCTCAACCACTCCAGCGGACTGTTCTCCTACACCGGCGACCCGGACTTCTTCACCGACATGGAGAAGGACCCGCAGCATGTCCACACCGACGCGGAACTGCTCGCCATGGCGTTCAAGCACGAGCCCTCCTTCGCCCCCGGCAAGGGCTGGATGTACTCGAACACCAACTACACCCTGCTCGGAATGATCCTGCAGAAGCAGACCGGCAAGAGCATGCCCGCCCTGGTGGACGAACGCATCACCACGCCGCTCCGCCTGAAGGACACCTACTACGCCGACCCGAAGGCGACCGACACCGGCCCGGGCTACGCCCACGGCTACGCGATCAAGTACGCCAGCGGCACCCCGCAGTACACCGACATCTCCGACCGGCCGCTCGGTAGCTGGGCCGGCGCAGCGGGCGCGATGATCTCCACAACAAGCGATCTCTCCCGCTTCTTCTCCGCTGTCCTGCAGGGCAAACTGTTCTCCCAGACGCAGCTCAAGCAGATGAAGACCACGGTGGCCCTGCCGAAGGACTTCCCGCTCAAGGGCGGCTACGGCCTCGGCCTGGTCCGGATCGAGTCGCCCTGCGGCACCGTCTGGGGTCACGGCGGCGACACCATGGGACACCACAGCACCGCCGTGGCGAGCGAAGACGGTCGACGTACCGCGGTCACCGACAGCACCGCCGGACCCAACGACGCGGCGGAGAACCCCGGTGTGCAGCGCTACTACCAGACCATCGTCTTCGGTGCCGACACCGTGAACATCTGCCAGATGCTCGGCAAGTCGGCCCCGTCCGAGGTCCTGCAGAACCTTCGCGGCATCACCCCCACTAGCACTGGTAAGTGATAGCTCTCCCAGGCACCCGCGTCCGCAACGCGGTGCCTGGGTCGGCGGATAGACGCGATCGAGCAGGCCAACGCTGAGCACGCGCAGCGCGCCAACGGCAGCCTCCCTGCGATCGTGCGCCCCCGGCCTGCCCGCGTCCTCGACGCGATCAACCCCGAGCTGGCAGCCCGGATCCAGGGCCGCCCCCTCGACCGGCTCACGTAGCTGGGGCAGCTGTCGCTGCTCCCGCGTCCACATACCGAAACGGCGGGAAATCGTGGAGTGACCTTCCGACAATCCGCGCCCTTGAGGCGATCACCCCAGGTCCAGGTCTAAGTGGTTCGGGGCGTAAGTCCTTCGGGGGTTATGCGGCCAGGGCGTGTGCGGCAGGCTGGTGATCGCAGCCGGTGGGCTGTTGGAGGTTGTGCTCTTTCTGTTCGTGTCGCTCGATCCGGGCCATGAGGTCCTCGAGGTCGGCCGGGGTGAATCTCCATCTGAAGGGCCGGGCGGTCGCGTTGTAGCGCTGCTCGAAGGCGGTGAGCCGGTCTTCGACCTGGTCGAGGCTGGTGAAGTCGTTGGGTGTCAGGACCTTGCGCTGGATGATCGAGAAGTAGATCTCCACCTGGTTGACCCAGGAGGCGTGGATCGGGGTGTGGACCATGACCGCGTTCGGGAACCGCCGGCTGAGCCGGTCGGCGGCGGCCTGGCCGCGGTGTGAGGAGCCGTTGTCGACCACCCAGAACACCCGTTTCGCCGAGGCGTAGGGCTCTTTGGTCATGACCTGCTCGACCAGGGTCATGAACGGCAGGATGCCGGTCTTCGCGTTGCGGTGGGAGAACACTCGGGCCTGGTGGACGTCGTAGGCGGCCAGGTAGGTGAGGGCGCCTTTGCGCTGGTACTCGTGGTTGACCCGCATCATCCGGGCGACGCCGGGTGCCAGGGTGGGGTGGCAGCGGCAGCGGGCCTGGATGCTGGTTTTCTCGTCGCTGGAGATCACGTACTCGTCATCGCCGAGCGGGACGCCGTCGAACGTGCGGGCGTAGAGGCCGAGCACGCGGGCGGCTTTGACGGCGAACTGCGGGTCGCGGATGAAGATCCAGGACTGGTGCTGCCAGGGCTTGAGCGTGTCGCGGGCCAGGATCCGGCGGATGGTGGACGCCGAGATCGCCGCGACGATGCCCCGGTCGACGGCTTCAGCGGCCAGGTCCGGGCACGTCCACTTCGACAGTGGTGTGCCGGTCTCGGCCGGCAACTGGCAGGCCAGGGCTTTGACCTCGGCGACCTGGACCGGCGTGAACCGTGGTGGCCGTCCCGGGCGGGGCCGGTCGGTGAGGCCGGCGAGGCCTTCGTCGGCGAACCGGCCGCGCCAGCGCCGCACGGTATCAACGGTGAGGTCGTGTCGGCGGGCGATCGCGGCGTTGGAGTGCCCACGGGCCGCATCGCAGACGATCCGGGCCCGGACGACCTGCTGATATGCGGCGGTGTGGGAGTAGGCCAGAGCGGTGAGCCCGCGCCGTTCGGCGGCGGTCAGGGTAATCGGGCGAGCGTGAGGGGCAGGCACCGGCCAGCTTCCGTTGGAGATGATCTCGTTCAGGGCTGGTCGAGGATGCCGGTCAGGCGGGCCGCAACCCGACAGGACACGCCGGAGGCGGCAGGATGTGAACCTATGCCGGTCATCCCTGCCTCCACGAAGACGTCCCTGCCGCAGCGACTGCGGGCACGGGCCAGGGCGAACTGGCCGCAGTTGGCCGCGGTGCACGTGCGCTACCAGGGTCAGTTCGCCTACGTCACCGTCGAGTTGACCGGCGGCCAGCAACTGCCGGTGATGCGACTGCGCTACAGCGGATCCGCCCACCGCTGGAGCCTCGCCACTTACCGGGCCAGTAACAACAGCTACGAAGACCAGTACTGGTTCAGCGGCACCACCGAAGAAGCACTCGACTTCGTCTGCGACGTCCTCATCAGCCCGATCACCGACTGGCCGCATCCAAGCACCGAACCGTCAACCCCCGAAGGACTTGTGAGGTTCCCCCGATAGTGTGGAGGCCAGACCTAAGGGGATAGATGGTCATGGCTGAAACGAGGAGACGGTTCGACCGGGAGTTCCGTGAGGGCGCCGTGCGGATCGTGCGGGAGACGGGTAAGCCGATCGCGCAGGTCGCTCGGGATCTGGGTATCAACAACGGCACTTTGGCGAACTGGGTGGCGCAGGAGCGTCGGGCTCGGGGCGAGGCCGCCGCGGGTGGTCTCGGTGAGGACGAACGCGCCGAGCTGGCCAGGCTGCGTAAGGAAAACGCTGAGCTGGCGATGGAGCGTGATGTCCTCAAGCGATCCGTGGTCCTGTGGGTCAAGGAGGCGACGAAGTGACCGTGGCCCGCTTCGTCGCCGCCCAGAGGACCGAGCATGCCGTGCCGCACGCGGTGACCTGCCGGGCGCTGGGGCTGTCGCAGTCGTGGTTCTACAAGTGGCGTGACCGGCGACCCACCGCACGGCAGGCCCGCCGCGATGCCCTCGACGAGGCGATCCGGGCAGCGTTCGACGCCTCCGGCGGCACCTACGGCTCCCCGCGGGTGACCCAGGACCTGCACGCCGACGGGTGGCAGGTGTCGGTCAACACCGTCGCGGCCCGCATGGCGCGGCTGGGTCTGGCCGGACGCACCCCGCGCCGCCGACGCGCCCTCACCAAGCAGGGCAAACGGCCGGTGGCACCGGACCGGGTCCGGCGGCAGTTCACCGCCGTCGCACCGGACGTGTTGTGGTGCGGCGACATCACCGAGATCGTTACCGACGAGGGCAAGCTGTACCTGGCCACGGTGATCGATCTGCACTCCCGCCGGCTGCTCGGCTACGCCATGGGCGACCGGCACGACGCCGACCTGACCCAGGCCACCCTGAGCATGGCCGCCGCGACCCGCGGCGGCACCGTGGACGGAGTGATCTTCCACAGCGACCGCGGCAGCGAGTACACCGCCGCCGAATACGCCACCGCCTGCCGCCGGCTGGGTGTCCTGCAATCGATGGGCCGGGTCGGCTGCGCCCTGGACAACGCCGCCGCGGAGGCGTTCAACTCCACCATCAAGGTCGAGTACATCCACCGGCAGCGGTTCCGCACCCGCGCCGAAGCCCGACTCAAGATCGCCACCTGGATCGTCGATTTCTACAACACCCGCCGACGCCACAGCGCCTGCGATGGCATGTCACCCATCGACTACGAACGCTTCATCGCCCAAGCCCGCCTGGCTCAGGCAGCTTAAACAGCCCTCCACGCTTCCAGGGGATTGACACTCCTCGATGTACCTGTACGCGTGGAAAGCCGGCCTGAAGACCGCCTACTACCTGCGCTCGCGCCCCGCGACG contains:
- a CDS encoding sensor histidine kinase encodes the protein MGGLGTAVLALALLPWIIVVALSSAAGVGVPLVPATMRMVRAVADRERARLSRWGPDIVGAEPLPSSARRALRTAAVRRELAWTASHAVFGFGMGLIGLSLPLYAIQNLTFPLWWRLQPAGETGPGLGLWSVHDAVDALAVGLLGLGWVVVVIAVGPVLARLQAWPGRILLSATTAADLSLRVAQLTATRAAALDAHAVELRRIERSLHDGTQNRLVAVTVLLGAARRALSRDPAGVKDILDRAQDAAEQALAELRTVARSILPPVLVDRGLASALQGLTGACPVPCRLDLQVDGRCAVSVEATTYFAVAEALTNVARHSGATAASVTVCRKADRLLVRIVDDGRGGAQEYRGSGLRGIRRRVEAFDGVFTVTSPSGGPTTMQLELPCGS
- a CDS encoding response regulator transcription factor: MRIVIAEDDALLREGLALLLRAEALDVVAATGAPDAFLAAVDEYRPDVAIVDVRMPPTHTDEGIVAAVEARRRQPGLPVLVLSAHVEQTFATELLAGGAAGLGYLLKERVGRVEEFLVALHRVVDGGTAVDPDVVAQLLTRTRPDGALQRLSPRERDVLSLMAEGLGNTTIAERLFVTDGAVHKHIRSIFAKLDLAPDDHTDRRVTAVLKYLQGSHRTG
- a CDS encoding serine hydrolase domain-containing protein, with translation MTTETHAPTKSPRSLRKTAVVLTTAAALIGTAVAAHADQLNLVRPGAPTVNDALQREVAKHVLQVGPPGYIARIDNGRRVYTLAQGVADKATGRPITVSDQFEAGSNTKTFTAVLVLQQVDRGQVTLDAPVEQYLPGVVPNGANITVRMLLNHSSGLFSYTGDPDFFTDMEKDPQHVHTDAELLAMAFKHEPSFAPGKGWMYSNTNYTLLGMILQKQTGKSMPALVDERITTPLRLKDTYYADPKATDTGPGYAHGYAIKYASGTPQYTDISDRPLGSWAGAAGAMISTTSDLSRFFSAVLQGKLFSQTQLKQMKTTVALPKDFPLKGGYGLGLVRIESPCGTVWGHGGDTMGHHSTAVASEDGRRTAVTDSTAGPNDAAENPGVQRYYQTIVFGADTVNICQMLGKSAPSEVLQNLRGITPTSTGK
- a CDS encoding IS630 family transposase; protein product: MPAPHARPITLTAAERRGLTALAYSHTAAYQQVVRARIVCDAARGHSNAAIARRHDLTVDTVRRWRGRFADEGLAGLTDRPRPGRPPRFTPVQVAEVKALACQLPAETGTPLSKWTCPDLAAEAVDRGIVAAISASTIRRILARDTLKPWQHQSWIFIRDPQFAVKAARVLGLYARTFDGVPLGDDEYVISSDEKTSIQARCRCHPTLAPGVARMMRVNHEYQRKGALTYLAAYDVHQARVFSHRNAKTGILPFMTLVEQVMTKEPYASAKRVFWVVDNGSSHRGQAAADRLSRRFPNAVMVHTPIHASWVNQVEIYFSIIQRKVLTPNDFTSLDQVEDRLTAFEQRYNATARPFRWRFTPADLEDLMARIERHEQKEHNLQQPTGCDHQPAAHALAA
- a CDS encoding transposase, which encodes MAETRRRFDREFREGAVRIVRETGKPIAQVARDLGINNGTLANWVAQERRARGEAAAGGLGEDERAELARLRKENAELAMERDVLKRSVVLWVKEATK
- a CDS encoding IS3 family transposase — translated: MTVARFVAAQRTEHAVPHAVTCRALGLSQSWFYKWRDRRPTARQARRDALDEAIRAAFDASGGTYGSPRVTQDLHADGWQVSVNTVAARMARLGLAGRTPRRRRALTKQGKRPVAPDRVRRQFTAVAPDVLWCGDITEIVTDEGKLYLATVIDLHSRRLLGYAMGDRHDADLTQATLSMAAATRGGTVDGVIFHSDRGSEYTAAEYATACRRLGVLQSMGRVGCALDNAAAEAFNSTIKVEYIHRQRFRTRAEARLKIATWIVDFYNTRRRHSACDGMSPIDYERFIAQARLAQAA